Proteins encoded within one genomic window of Gallus gallus isolate bGalGal1 chromosome 1, bGalGal1.mat.broiler.GRCg7b, whole genome shotgun sequence:
- the GSX1 gene encoding GS homeobox 1 yields MPRSFLVDSLVLREAGEKKGEGSPPPPLFPYAVHPSHPLPGLPAGACHARKAGLLCVCPLCVTASQLHPPPPAIPLLKASFPPFGSQYCHPPLGRQQHSVSAVSVGHGPALYQGAYPLPDPRQFHCISVDSTSSQLPSSKRMRTAFTSTQLLELEREFASNMYLSRLRRIEIATYLNLSEKQVKIWFQNRRVKHKKEGKSGSHRGGGPGHSCKCSALSTTKCSEDDEDLRMSPSSSGKDDRGLAATP; encoded by the exons ATGCCGCGCTCCTTCCTGGTGGACTCGCTGGTGCTGCGGGAGGCGGGCGAGAAGAAGGGCGAGGGCagccccccgccgccgctctTCCCCTACGCCGTGCACCCCTCGCACCCGCTGCCCGGGCTGCCGGCCGGCGCCTGCCACGCGCGCAAAGCCGGGCTGCTCTGCGTGTGCCCGCTGTGCGTCACCGCCTCGCAGCTGcacccgccgccgcccgccatTCCCCTGCTCAAGGCTTCCTTCCCCCCGTTCGGCTCCCAGTACTGCCACCCGCCCCTCGGCCGCCAGCAGCACTCCGTGTCCGCCGTCAGCGTGGGGCACGGCCCGGCGCTCTACCAGGGCGCCTACCCGCTGCCCGACCCCCGACAGTTCCACTGCATCTCCGTGG ACAGCACGTCGAGCCAACTGCCCAGCAGCAAGAGGATGCGCACCGCCTTCACCAGCACGCAGCTCCTGGAGCTGGAGAGGGAGTTCGCCTCCAACATGTACCTCTCCCGGCTGCGGCGAATCGAGATCGCCACCTACCTGAACCTCTCCGAGAAGCAGGTGAAGATATGGTTCCAGAACCGCCGGGTCAAGCacaagaaagaaggcaaaagcGGCTCCCACCGGGGAGGGGGCCCCGGGCACAGCTGCAAATGCTCGGCCCTTTCCACCACCAAGTGCTCGGAGGACGACGAGGACTTGCGCATGTCTCCGTCCTCCTCGGGGAAGGACGACAGAGGCCTCGCCGCCACCCCATGA